Proteins from a genomic interval of Methanofollis formosanus:
- the rpiA gene encoding ribose-5-phosphate isomerase RpiA yields MSKQDNLEIKRVAGVAAAAEVQDGMVIGLGTGSTAHYAILRIGERVREEGLSVVGVPTSYQSAMRARAAGIRVVDLADVDAIDLTIDGADQVDAAFNLIKGGGAAHTREKCVAAASKRIITVVDPSKLSEQLNVPVPVEVVPYAATLIARQVEALGGVPVLREGVKKDGPVITDNGNFVFDCDFGTIADPAGVEAQLNALPGVLTCGIFTEFAEKICVLVGESSGCRTLTR; encoded by the coding sequence ATGAGCAAACAGGACAACCTCGAGATAAAGCGCGTCGCGGGCGTCGCCGCCGCAGCAGAGGTACAGGACGGCATGGTGATCGGCCTCGGCACCGGGTCGACGGCACATTATGCGATCCTCAGGATCGGCGAACGGGTCAGGGAAGAGGGACTCTCGGTCGTCGGCGTTCCGACCTCGTACCAGTCGGCGATGCGGGCGCGCGCGGCCGGGATCAGGGTGGTCGATCTCGCCGACGTCGATGCGATCGACCTGACCATCGACGGTGCCGACCAGGTGGACGCGGCCTTCAACCTCATCAAGGGCGGCGGGGCGGCGCACACCCGCGAGAAGTGCGTGGCGGCGGCATCAAAGCGGATCATCACGGTTGTGGACCCTTCAAAACTCTCGGAACAATTGAACGTACCGGTGCCGGTCGAAGTCGTTCCCTATGCAGCCACCCTGATCGCACGACAGGTGGAAGCCCTCGGCGGCGTGCCGGTGCTCCGGGAAGGCGTGAAGAAAGACGGCCCCGTCATCACCGACAACGGAAACTTTGTCTTCGACTGCGACTTCGGGACAATCGCCGATCCGGCAGGGGTTGAAGCACAGTTGAACGCCCTTCCGGGCGTTCTGACCTGCGGGATCTTCACGGAATTTGCAGAAAAAATATGTGTTCTCGTTGGTGAGAGCAGCGGGTGCAGGACCCTCACGAGATAA
- the surE gene encoding 5'/3'-nucleotidase SurE, giving the protein MDRKILLTNDDGVYSNGIWAAYEALSEIADVTVVAPATQQSAVGRSISIFEPIRATKISVNGVPAYAVGGKPTDAVIIGLFALDLQPDLVVSGVNIGENLSFESIMTSGTVGAALEAANHGTPSVAFSLQVWDQGDKFDDPRHVGSSFEEAKTVVRDVCERIFARGFPAKTDVVNVNIPSKVEGGYEVTTLARKLFHTGVERRLDPRGRPYYWINGPLVEDAEEGTDVHAIRKGNVSVTPITLDCTAAGADDGMRDLLK; this is encoded by the coding sequence ATGGACCGGAAGATTCTTCTCACCAATGACGACGGCGTGTACTCCAACGGCATCTGGGCGGCGTACGAAGCGCTCTCAGAGATCGCCGACGTGACCGTCGTCGCGCCCGCCACCCAGCAGAGCGCGGTCGGGCGCTCGATCTCGATCTTTGAGCCGATCCGCGCAACGAAGATCTCGGTCAACGGGGTGCCGGCCTATGCCGTCGGCGGCAAACCGACCGACGCGGTGATCATCGGGCTCTTCGCCCTCGACCTCCAGCCCGACCTGGTGGTGAGCGGGGTCAACATCGGCGAGAACCTCAGTTTTGAATCGATCATGACCTCGGGCACCGTGGGGGCGGCGCTCGAAGCGGCGAACCACGGGACGCCCTCGGTCGCCTTCTCCCTCCAGGTCTGGGACCAGGGCGACAAGTTCGATGACCCACGCCATGTCGGGAGCAGCTTCGAGGAGGCGAAGACGGTGGTGCGCGACGTCTGCGAACGGATCTTTGCACGCGGCTTCCCGGCAAAGACCGATGTTGTCAACGTGAACATCCCTTCAAAGGTGGAGGGCGGCTACGAGGTCACCACCCTGGCGCGCAAACTCTTCCACACCGGCGTGGAGCGGCGCCTCGACCCGCGCGGGAGACCGTATTACTGGATCAACGGTCCGCTGGTCGAAGACGCCGAGGAAGGAACCGACGTCCATGCGATCAGAAAAGGAAATGTCTCAGTCACCCCGATCACCCTCGACTGCACGGCGGCCGGGGCCGACGACGGGATGCGCGACCTCCTGAAGTAA
- a CDS encoding hydantoinase/oxoprolinase family protein: MIGIDVGGANLKVVDRAGAHIHYCPLWTEAPLADLLAPYAKDGENAAVVMSGELADSFSSKAEGIKFIVEAVQESFPDALFYGTDGAFHDGPVPQLAAANWLASADYLRERYPNAVLLDVGSTTADIVPLNRFDDLCGLTDLLRLQQGYLVYTGMLRTNVATLVRAVEVGGIFTPVSTEYFACSGDAHLVLGQIAPEDYTAATPDGGPVTVEAAMRRLARVVCADLEEIGEAAARGIAAQCWTAQAGMIVRAVSTCMGTSECNMIVCGGIGSPLFAGMLSGVDLNRELRGMADALPAYAVLEVAGRDGTR, translated from the coding sequence ATGATCGGCATCGATGTCGGTGGAGCGAACCTGAAGGTGGTGGACCGCGCCGGGGCCCACATCCATTACTGCCCCCTCTGGACCGAGGCCCCGCTTGCCGACCTGCTCGCCCCCTATGCGAAGGACGGCGAGAACGCCGCCGTCGTGATGAGCGGCGAACTCGCCGACAGTTTCTCCTCCAAGGCTGAGGGGATCAAATTTATCGTGGAGGCCGTGCAGGAGTCCTTCCCCGACGCCCTCTTCTACGGGACCGACGGAGCCTTCCACGACGGCCCGGTCCCCCAGCTTGCCGCCGCCAACTGGCTGGCCTCGGCGGATTATCTCCGTGAGCGCTACCCCAACGCCGTCCTCCTGGACGTCGGCAGCACCACCGCGGACATCGTCCCGCTCAACCGCTTCGACGACCTCTGCGGGCTCACCGACCTCCTCCGTCTCCAGCAGGGGTATCTGGTCTACACCGGGATGCTCAGGACGAACGTGGCCACCCTGGTCAGGGCCGTCGAGGTCGGTGGGATCTTCACGCCGGTCTCGACCGAGTACTTTGCGTGCAGCGGCGACGCCCACCTGGTCCTCGGCCAGATCGCCCCCGAAGACTACACCGCGGCCACCCCGGACGGCGGTCCGGTCACGGTGGAAGCGGCGATGCGCCGGCTCGCCAGGGTCGTCTGCGCCGACCTCGAGGAGATCGGCGAGGCGGCGGCCCGCGGGATCGCCGCCCAGTGCTGGACGGCACAGGCCGGGATGATCGTGCGGGCGGTCAGCACCTGTATGGGAACAAGCGAGTGCAATATGATCGTCTGCGGCGGGATCGGGTCGCCGCTCTTTGCCGGGATGCTCTCGGGCGTCGACCTGAACCGGGAACTGAGGGGCATGGCCGACGCCCTCCCCGCGTATGCGGTCCTGGAGGTGGCGGGACGCGACGGTACACGCTGA
- a CDS encoding SemiSWEET family sugar transporter: MDATMLIGFSAGLLTTVSFFPQVVRTLRTRSAHDFSALMLFLLFTGLTLWLVYGLLRDDAAIVATNGVTAALVAVIGGVKVRSG; the protein is encoded by the coding sequence ATGGACGCGACCATGCTCATCGGTTTTAGTGCCGGCCTGCTCACCACGGTCTCCTTCTTTCCCCAGGTGGTACGGACCCTCCGCACCCGCTCGGCCCATGACTTCTCAGCCCTGATGCTGTTCCTCCTCTTCACTGGCCTCACTCTCTGGTTGGTGTATGGTCTCCTGAGAGACGACGCGGCGATCGTCGCCACCAACGGCGTCACCGCCGCCCTGGTCGCCGTGATCGGAGGAGTGAAGGTGCGTTCAGGGTGA
- a CDS encoding TspO/MBR family protein: protein MDRSTWYASLKKPWFNPPARVFGPVWGVLYLLMAVAAIIVIIEDGPNAPPALLAFAVQLVINLLWPTVFWGRRSLLGSFVVILLLWIAVLATIVLFSRVSGLAAALLLPYLIWVTLAALLSGAIWRLNRTP from the coding sequence ATGGACCGCTCCACCTGGTACGCCTCGTTGAAGAAGCCATGGTTTAACCCGCCTGCGAGAGTCTTCGGGCCGGTCTGGGGAGTGCTCTACCTTCTGATGGCGGTTGCAGCGATCATCGTGATCATCGAGGACGGCCCGAACGCTCCACCGGCGCTCCTGGCATTTGCGGTGCAACTCGTCATCAACCTCCTCTGGCCCACGGTCTTCTGGGGTCGCCGCTCCCTCCTCGGAAGTTTTGTGGTGATCCTCCTCCTCTGGATCGCGGTGCTCGCGACGATCGTCCTCTTTTCACGGGTCTCGGGTCTGGCCGCCGCCCTCCTCCTTCCTTATCTCATCTGGGTAACCCTGGCCGCTCTCCTCAGCGGTGCGATCTGGCGGCTGAACCGCACGCCGTAA
- a CDS encoding ATP-grasp domain-containing protein, with protein sequence MRAFLAEYTVFHDPDLAVEGRAMLTILSESFARCGYEVVCPRDGDLMAEIEDLAPDCDVGLVIAPDHLLAPLTKKLEDCTHNIGCGSMNVALCANKKRSLQVLAAHGIPVPAEKTEGRKVVKPIRGCDTYNTRLTEAAPGPDEIGQEYIEGEPMSVSLIGSRIVGEACLYFSGAGPLVLSLNRQKITLGDDGYFAYHGGETPVDHPMKDEIVRTAVEAAMVLGCQGYVGVDLVVGDRPYVLEVNPRMTTSMVGIAACMEEEIAALLVDASCGKVPADGVHLMGKVEFDREGRVMPL encoded by the coding sequence ATGAGGGCATTTCTTGCTGAATACACCGTCTTCCATGACCCCGACCTTGCGGTGGAGGGGCGGGCCATGCTGACGATCCTCTCTGAGAGTTTTGCACGCTGCGGCTACGAGGTGGTCTGCCCCCGCGACGGCGACCTGATGGCCGAGATTGAAGACCTGGCCCCTGACTGCGATGTCGGGTTGGTCATCGCCCCCGACCACCTCCTCGCCCCTCTCACCAAGAAACTCGAGGACTGTACGCACAACATCGGGTGCGGGTCGATGAACGTCGCCCTCTGTGCCAACAAGAAGCGGTCTCTCCAGGTGCTTGCCGCGCATGGCATCCCGGTCCCTGCAGAGAAGACCGAAGGGCGCAAAGTGGTCAAGCCGATCCGCGGCTGCGACACCTACAACACCAGACTCACCGAGGCGGCGCCCGGCCCCGACGAGATCGGGCAGGAATATATCGAGGGCGAACCCATGTCGGTCAGCCTCATCGGAAGCCGGATCGTCGGCGAGGCCTGTCTGTACTTCTCAGGTGCCGGGCCGCTCGTCCTCTCCCTCAACCGGCAGAAGATCACCCTCGGCGATGACGGCTACTTCGCCTATCATGGCGGGGAGACGCCGGTCGACCATCCGATGAAGGACGAGATCGTCAGGACCGCCGTGGAGGCGGCGATGGTGCTCGGGTGCCAGGGGTATGTGGGCGTCGACCTGGTCGTCGGCGACCGGCCCTATGTGCTGGAGGTGAACCCCAGGATGACGACGAGCATGGTCGGGATCGCCGCGTGCATGGAGGAAGAGATCGCCGCCCTCCTCGTCGACGCCTCCTGCGGGAAGGTGCCGGCCGACGGTGTGCACCTCATGGGTAAGGTTGAGTTCGACCGCGAAGGCCGGGTGATGCCCCTATGA
- a CDS encoding ArsR family transcriptional regulator — protein sequence MKAEEVLYFTQKEEEFATLLIDIGIKRNVAKVLVYLANTDEATSREIERGTDLRQPEVSIAMRYLKEKKWINTRESKAESKGRPVKIYSLSRPINEIIDVIERNKRKEVDNQLALIEKARGLIS from the coding sequence ATGAAAGCAGAAGAAGTCCTGTACTTTACTCAGAAAGAAGAAGAGTTCGCCACACTCCTCATCGACATCGGGATCAAGCGCAATGTCGCCAAGGTACTCGTTTACCTTGCCAACACCGATGAAGCAACCTCCCGGGAGATCGAGCGCGGCACCGACCTCAGGCAGCCTGAGGTCTCGATTGCAATGCGTTACCTCAAGGAGAAGAAGTGGATCAACACCCGTGAGAGCAAGGCCGAGAGCAAGGGGCGTCCTGTCAAGATCTATTCGCTTTCCAGGCCGATCAACGAGATCATCGACGTCATTGAGAGAAATAAGAGAAAAGAGGTTGATAACCAGCTGGCACTCATCGAGAAGGCCAGAGGCCTTATCTCGTGA
- a CDS encoding TATA-box-binding protein, which translates to MHGTPEESLKIENIVASAKVTDSLDLPTISSRIPGADYDKKRFPGVVIRMKEPKIAALVFGSGKVVLTGAKSVESLSQGLEILGGKLRDLDIEIDEHLTYTIQNIVTSADPGKPINLNKIAIGFNLDRIEYEPEQFPGLVYRLEEPKVVVLLFGSGKLIITGGKKPEDARLAVQKIITDLSNLGLL; encoded by the coding sequence ATGCACGGTACCCCAGAGGAATCTCTGAAGATAGAAAATATCGTTGCCTCTGCCAAAGTAACCGACTCCCTTGACCTCCCGACGATATCATCGCGCATCCCGGGGGCCGACTACGACAAGAAACGGTTTCCCGGTGTTGTCATCAGGATGAAAGAACCGAAGATCGCCGCTCTGGTCTTCGGATCGGGGAAAGTCGTCCTTACCGGAGCGAAAAGCGTTGAAAGCCTCAGCCAGGGACTGGAAATCCTTGGCGGAAAACTCCGTGACCTCGACATCGAGATCGATGAACATCTCACCTATACGATCCAGAACATCGTCACCTCCGCTGACCCCGGTAAACCCATCAATCTCAACAAGATCGCGATCGGCTTCAACCTCGACCGGATCGAGTACGAGCCCGAACAGTTTCCCGGCCTTGTTTATCGCCTCGAAGAGCCCAAGGTGGTCGTCCTCCTCTTCGGTTCGGGGAAGTTGATTATCACCGGCGGCAAGAAGCCCGAGGACGCGCGCCTCGCGGTTCAAAAGATCATTACCGATCTCTCGAATCTCGGCCTTCTCTAA
- a CDS encoding Coenzyme F420 hydrogenase/dehydrogenase, beta subunit C-terminal domain — MSAKGDMYYAWSTDEDLLAKGECGGAVSSLLKFALESKMVDAVLAVKKGADIYDAVPTLITDPEEIAQAAGSLHCGTLLLSKLFKKYLNGANDMKIAVTVKGCDAMGIYELAKRQQINLDNVVMIGLNCGGTVSPVTARKMIADKFETDPDTVLKEEIDKGQFIIETAEGHKGIKIDELEEEGYGRRSNCRRCKMKVPRQADLACGNWGVIGDKAGKATFVEVCSEKGANLLDEAVKAGKLATEAPIPKGIEIRGKVENAMLKLGDSWRARDFEALGEGSDRLKKILDETSRCIKCYQCIENCPICYCVECSTKKPYLVKPGEIPPNFMFHLIRFAHISDSCINCGQCEELCAMDIPNSLFMHALQVDLQEMFGFVPGVDMTLPLLALVEENEERNRLSATGSDQIFNIFQKE, encoded by the coding sequence ATGTCAGCAAAAGGCGATATGTATTACGCATGGTCGACCGACGAGGACCTCCTTGCAAAGGGCGAGTGCGGCGGTGCCGTCTCCTCGCTCCTCAAGTTCGCTCTTGAGAGCAAGATGGTCGACGCGGTCCTTGCCGTGAAGAAGGGTGCGGACATCTACGATGCCGTCCCGACCCTCATCACCGACCCCGAAGAGATTGCGCAGGCTGCGGGTTCCCTCCACTGCGGGACGCTCCTCCTCTCCAAGCTCTTCAAGAAGTACCTCAACGGTGCCAACGACATGAAGATCGCGGTCACCGTCAAGGGCTGCGACGCAATGGGGATCTACGAACTTGCCAAGAGGCAGCAGATCAACCTCGACAATGTCGTGATGATCGGCCTCAACTGTGGTGGTACGGTCAGCCCGGTCACCGCCCGCAAGATGATCGCCGACAAGTTCGAGACCGACCCCGACACCGTCCTCAAGGAGGAGATCGACAAGGGTCAGTTCATCATCGAGACCGCCGAGGGCCACAAGGGCATCAAGATCGACGAGCTCGAGGAAGAGGGCTACGGCCGCAGGTCCAACTGCCGCCGGTGCAAGATGAAGGTCCCGCGCCAGGCAGACCTCGCCTGCGGGAACTGGGGTGTCATCGGCGACAAGGCCGGCAAGGCCACCTTCGTCGAAGTCTGCTCCGAGAAGGGTGCGAACCTCCTCGACGAGGCTGTCAAGGCAGGCAAGCTCGCCACCGAGGCTCCGATCCCCAAGGGCATCGAGATCCGCGGCAAGGTCGAGAACGCCATGCTCAAGCTCGGCGACTCCTGGCGTGCCAGGGACTTCGAGGCTCTCGGTGAGGGCAGCGACCGTCTGAAGAAGATCCTGGACGAGACTTCCCGGTGTATCAAGTGCTACCAGTGCATCGAGAACTGTCCGATCTGCTACTGTGTCGAGTGCTCCACCAAGAAGCCGTACCTGGTCAAGCCCGGTGAGATCCCGCCGAACTTCATGTTCCACCTCATCAGGTTCGCCCACATCTCCGACTCCTGCATCAACTGCGGTCAGTGCGAGGAACTCTGTGCCATGGACATCCCGAACTCGCTGTTCATGCACGCGCTCCAGGTCGACCTCCAGGAGATGTTCGGCTTTGTGCCGGGCGTCGACATGACCCTCCCGCTCCTTGCACTGGTTGAGGAGAACGAGGAGAGGAACAGGCTCTCTGCCACCGGCAGCGACCAGATCTTCAACATCTTCCAGAAGGAGTAA
- a CDS encoding transposase — protein MKTIMRKAYRYRIYPSKSQVSLLEQTLEICRWIYNDTLALRKNAWEEEQRSLSLYETNKILTQWKKERPDLNQVYSQVLQNVQMRVDLAFKAYFRRVKAGEKPGYPRFKGKGRYDSITYKQSGFKLIGDRLHLSKVGDVRIVLHRPVEGTIKTLTIRRSSTGKWYACFSVEYDPSPAPQKETVVGIDVGLESFATLSNGEKIKNPRFFRTDEKALAKAQRKLSKAEKGTPERKKARKIVAHIHERIANRRLNFAHQTSRQLVDRFGTIVFEDLNIIKMEKNHHLAKSIADVAWNMFITITESKAEDAGSRVVLVNPRNTSQQCSRCGMIVAKTLSDRVHSCPHCGLVIDRDQNAAINIVRLGLQSQG, from the coding sequence ATGAAAACTATAATGCGTAAGGCATATCGGTATCGGATCTATCCCTCAAAGTCTCAAGTCTCTCTCCTTGAGCAGACGCTTGAGATATGTCGGTGGATCTATAACGATACGCTCGCATTGCGAAAGAACGCTTGGGAAGAGGAACAGCGTTCTCTTTCTCTCTATGAAACCAACAAGATCCTGACGCAGTGGAAGAAGGAACGACCTGATCTGAATCAGGTTTATTCTCAGGTTCTCCAGAATGTTCAGATGCGCGTGGATCTTGCCTTCAAAGCGTACTTCCGGCGGGTGAAAGCAGGGGAAAAGCCGGGCTACCCTCGGTTTAAGGGGAAAGGACGATACGACAGCATCACGTACAAACAGTCTGGGTTCAAGTTGATAGGAGATCGTCTCCATCTCTCAAAGGTAGGAGACGTAAGGATTGTCCTCCACCGTCCAGTCGAAGGGACGATCAAGACCCTCACAATCCGGCGGTCTTCGACCGGCAAGTGGTACGCCTGTTTCTCGGTCGAGTATGATCCTTCCCCTGCACCTCAGAAGGAGACTGTCGTTGGGATCGACGTTGGTCTGGAGTCCTTCGCCACCCTCTCAAACGGGGAGAAGATCAAGAACCCCAGGTTCTTCCGTACCGACGAGAAGGCTCTTGCGAAAGCACAGAGGAAACTCTCGAAGGCAGAGAAGGGCACTCCTGAACGGAAGAAAGCCCGGAAGATCGTCGCACACATCCACGAACGGATCGCCAACAGACGGCTCAATTTTGCTCATCAGACCTCCCGGCAGTTGGTGGATCGGTTCGGTACGATCGTGTTCGAGGATCTGAATATCATAAAAATGGAAAAGAACCATCATCTGGCAAAAAGCATTGCAGATGTTGCCTGGAATATGTTCATCACGATCACTGAGAGCAAAGCGGAAGATGCTGGCTCACGCGTGGTCCTGGTGAACCCCAGAAACACATCTCAGCAGTGTTCCAGGTGTGGGATGATCGTCGCAAAGACGCTTTCTGATCGTGTTCATTCCTGCCCGCATTGCGGGTTGGTAATAGATCGTGACCAGAACGCGGCGATCAATATTGTGAGATTGGGACTGCAATCTCAGGGGTAA
- the fdhF gene encoding formate dehydrogenase subunit alpha — MDVKYVRTTCPYCGTGCSFNLVVKDGKVCGVQPYHRSPVNEGKVCPKGTYAWEFVNREDRLTTPLIKKDGEFVEATWEEAYDLIAQKLKSYKPDEMVCLSSARTSNEDNYALMKFARGVLKTRHIDHCARLCHASTVAGLAASFGSGAMTNSILDIAESKCLFILGSNTFEQHPLIGRKIAQAKMNGAKIIYADPRLTATGKQADLYMQFRSGSDVAILNGMMQYIIKNGWEDKEFIEARTKDFEALKEVVMKPEYDFENVSKISGIPVEQLKQATEWFAQSEASAILYSMGITQHTTGVDNVKSVANIQMLTGNLGKPGAGVNALRGQNNVQGACDMGALPVVFTGYQKVIDPAAHKKFADAWGFPDGICEPKNGYEVTVMMDVLTDNPGELKAMYIMGENPMLSDPDITHVEHAIKSLEFLVVQDIFLTETAALADVVLPATCYAEKDGTQTSTERRVQMWHKAQEAPGQAKLDWQIISELAAKMGYAAQFPYQSAEEIFNEIAEVTPSYHGMNYERLEKPEALHWPCPSTDHPGTPILHIGKFSHPDGIGVFHAIEYKPPAEVPDEEYPLILTTGRCLFHWHTGSMTRRSEHLDAEVPTGWIELNPEDARELGIVDGEMVKATSRRGTINVPAKVTKDIMKGVTFMPFHFAECAANVLTNNALDPIAKIPEFKACAVKVEKIQEA; from the coding sequence ATGGACGTAAAGTATGTTCGAACGACCTGCCCGTACTGCGGTACCGGGTGTTCCTTCAACCTTGTTGTCAAGGACGGAAAGGTCTGCGGCGTCCAGCCGTACCACCGTTCTCCGGTCAACGAGGGTAAGGTCTGCCCCAAGGGCACCTATGCATGGGAATTTGTGAACCGTGAGGACCGCCTCACCACGCCGCTCATCAAGAAGGACGGCGAGTTTGTCGAGGCGACCTGGGAGGAGGCCTACGACCTCATCGCCCAGAAGCTCAAGTCCTACAAGCCCGACGAGATGGTCTGTCTTTCATCGGCCCGTACCTCCAACGAGGACAACTACGCGCTGATGAAGTTCGCCCGCGGTGTCCTCAAGACCCGCCACATCGACCACTGCGCCCGTCTCTGCCACGCTTCGACCGTCGCAGGACTTGCCGCCTCCTTCGGCTCCGGTGCGATGACCAACTCCATTCTGGACATCGCCGAGTCCAAGTGCCTCTTCATTCTGGGGTCCAACACCTTTGAGCAGCACCCCCTCATCGGCCGCAAGATCGCCCAGGCCAAGATGAACGGCGCGAAGATCATCTACGCCGACCCGCGTCTCACCGCCACCGGCAAGCAGGCCGACCTGTACATGCAGTTCCGCTCTGGCTCCGATGTCGCCATCCTCAACGGCATGATGCAGTACATCATCAAGAACGGATGGGAAGACAAGGAGTTCATCGAGGCTCGCACGAAGGACTTCGAGGCACTCAAGGAAGTCGTGATGAAGCCTGAGTACGACTTCGAGAATGTCTCGAAGATCTCGGGCATCCCGGTCGAGCAGCTGAAGCAGGCAACCGAGTGGTTCGCCCAGTCCGAGGCTTCCGCCATCCTGTACTCGATGGGTATCACCCAGCACACCACCGGTGTGGACAACGTCAAGTCCGTCGCCAACATCCAGATGCTCACCGGCAACCTCGGCAAGCCCGGCGCCGGTGTGAACGCTCTCCGTGGCCAGAACAACGTGCAGGGCGCCTGCGACATGGGTGCACTCCCGGTCGTCTTCACCGGCTACCAGAAGGTCATCGACCCGGCAGCCCACAAGAAGTTCGCCGACGCATGGGGCTTCCCCGACGGCATCTGCGAGCCGAAGAACGGCTACGAGGTCACCGTCATGATGGACGTCCTCACCGACAACCCCGGTGAGCTCAAGGCGATGTACATCATGGGCGAGAACCCGATGCTCTCCGACCCCGACATCACCCACGTCGAGCACGCCATCAAGAGCCTTGAGTTCCTCGTCGTGCAGGACATCTTCCTCACCGAGACCGCCGCCCTCGCCGACGTCGTGCTCCCGGCCACCTGCTATGCAGAGAAGGACGGCACGCAGACCTCCACCGAGCGCCGTGTCCAGATGTGGCACAAGGCCCAGGAGGCACCCGGCCAGGCCAAGCTCGACTGGCAGATCATCTCCGAGCTCGCCGCAAAGATGGGCTATGCAGCCCAGTTCCCGTACCAGTCCGCCGAGGAGATCTTCAACGAGATCGCCGAGGTTACCCCGTCGTACCACGGCATGAACTACGAGAGGCTCGAGAAGCCCGAGGCCCTCCACTGGCCCTGCCCGTCCACCGACCACCCGGGAACCCCGATCCTCCACATCGGCAAGTTCTCGCACCCCGACGGTATAGGTGTCTTCCATGCCATCGAGTACAAGCCGCCAGCAGAGGTCCCGGACGAGGAGTACCCGCTCATCCTCACCACCGGCAGGTGTCTCTTCCACTGGCACACCGGGTCCATGACCCGCCGCTCCGAGCACCTCGACGCCGAGGTTCCGACCGGCTGGATCGAGCTCAACCCCGAGGACGCCAGGGAACTCGGTATCGTCGACGGCGAGATGGTCAAGGCGACCTCCCGCCGTGGCACCATCAACGTGCCCGCGAAGGTCACCAAGGACATTATGAAGGGCGTCACCTTCATGCCGTTCCACTTCGCCGAGTGCGCAGCAAACGTCCTGACCAACAATGCCCTCGACCCGATCGCCAAGATCCCGGAGTTCAAGGCATGTGCTGTGAAGGTTGAGAAGATCCAGGAGGCCTGA